A window from Esox lucius isolate fEsoLuc1 chromosome 16, fEsoLuc1.pri, whole genome shotgun sequence encodes these proteins:
- the pdk1 gene encoding pyruvate dehydrogenase (acetyl-transferring) kinase isozyme 1, mitochondrial, translating to MRILRALMSNASSIRKHIDYYSRFSPSPLSMKQFLDFGSGENACEKTSFTFLRQELPVRLANIMKEINLLPDNLLKTPSVRLVQSWYMQSLQDIIEFREKDADDEKVTYDFTDAVIKIRNRHNDVIPTMAQGVVEYKETYGTDPVVSQNVQYFLDRFYMSRISIRMLLNQHTLLFGGKVRVNPAHPKQIGSIDPHCRVTEVVRDAYENARNLCDRYYMNSPELVLEEFNVKDHGKPVTVVYVPSHLYHMVFELFKNAMRATMELYGDAMDHPPVHAQVALGTEDLTVKVSDRGGGVPLRKIERLFTYTYSTAPPPSMDGQRSPLAGYGYGLPISRLYARYFQGDLKLYSLEGYGTDAVIYIRALSTESIERLPVYNKSAWKHYQTMQEADDWCVPSKEPKDMTTFRSF from the exons ATGAGGATATTAAGGGCGTTGATGAGCAATGCCTCCTCTATCAGAAAGCATATAGATTACTACTCCAGATTCTCCCCTTCACCCCTTTCAATGAAACAGTTCTTGGACTTTG GGTCTGGAGAAAATGCATGCGAGAAAACATCGTTTACATTCCTCAGACAGGAGCTACCTGTGAGGTTGGCAAACATAATGAAGGAGATTAACTTGTTACCAGATAATCTGCTAAAGACTCCGTCTGTCCGTTTGGTCCAGAGCTG GTACATGCAAAGTCTCCAAGACATAATCGAGTTCAGGGAGAAAGATGCTGATGATGAGAAAGTCACTTATGA TTTCACTGATGCCGTTATAAAGATCCGAAATCGTCACAATGACGTCATCCCAACCATGGCCCAGGGGGTTGTGGAGTACAAGGAGACCTATGGCACTGATCCTGTTGTCAGCCAGAATGTTCAGTATTTCCTGGATCGCTTCTACATGAGCAGAATATCCATCAGGATGCTGCTCAACCAGCACA CTCTGCTTTTTGGCGGGAAAGTCAGGGTAAACCCAGCACACCCTAAACAGATTGGTAGTATTGATCCCCACTGCAGGGTTACTGAGGTAGTTAGGG ATGCCTATGAAAATGCAAGGAACCTGTGTGACCGGTATTACATGAACTCTCCAGAGTTAGTGCTGGAAGAATTCAACG TTAAAGATCACGGGAAGCCTGTGACTGTAGTGTATGTGCCGTCCCATCTCTACCACATGGTATTTGAACTTTTCAAG AATGCCATGAGAGCCACCATGGAGTTGTATGGAGACGCTATGGACCATCCTCCTGTCCATGCCCAGGTTGCCCTAGGAACTGAAGATCTGACCGTGAAG GTGAGTGATCGAGGGGGAGGGGTCCCACTGAGGAAGATCGAAAGGCTGTTTACCTACACCTACTCAACCGCGCCCCCACCCAGCATGGACGGCCAACGCAGCCCTCTG GCTGGCTATGGGTATGGTCTGCCTATTTCTCGGTTATATGCCAGATACTTCCAAGGTGATTTGAAGCTGTACTCTCTGGAGGGTTATGGTACTGATGCGGTGATATATATCCGG GCGCTCTCCACGGAGTCCATCGAGAGGCTGCCTGTCTACAACAAGTCAGCTTGGAAGCACTACCAGACCATGCAGGAGGCCGACGACTGGTGTGTTCCCAGCAAGGAGCCCAAGGACATGACAACCTTCCGGAGTTTCTAG